Part of the Desulfobacterales bacterium genome, AGGTGCAGGTGTTGAAAAGGGGAACGATGTTTCCCTTCCGGGCAGCCAAACTTTATGATCTTTATCAAACCTATGAAAGCCTTGAAGCGATTCCGCCCAAAGAACGGGGGATGCTCGAGCGCGATTATTTTCGATGCAACTTCGGCGATGAGTGGAAACAGACCAAAGAATTCTTCAAAGCGCGCGACCCCAGGCAAATCGATCAGGCTGAAAAGGATCCCAAACACAAGATGGCCCTGGTGTTTCGCTCATACCTGGGACGGTCTTCCTCCTGGGCCAACAGTGGAGATCCCACCCGCAGGATCGACTATCAGATCTGGTGCGGTCCGTCCATGGGCGCATTTAACGAGTGGACCCGGGGCACGTTTCTGGCCAAACCGGAAAATCGCACCACCGTGACGGTTGCCATGAACCTCCTATTCGGGGCAGCCGTCAAGACCCGCTGCAACTGGCTGCGCTGTCAGGGAGTGGCATTGCCGCCTGAAGCGGAACGCTTTGCACCCATGGAACTTCCAGAGATTAAAGACCTGTTGGCCGCAAGCTGAAGGCCGAAGGTTGTTAGGCTGAAGACTGAAGGTGAAAATGTTTCCACAATTTTTTGTCATTCCGGGTTTGACCCGGAATCCAATATATTTTCATGTTCACATGCTCCTGGATGCCGGATCAAGTCCGGCATGACATGAAAAAATCTATTTTTTTCAATTTAAACCCAGCCCCTGCGCAGGAATGACAAAACATAATGAAAGTTTGTCTTCTTAATTGAAGATTTAACAACCTGTTTGTATAGTTGTTATATTTGTCTAACAACCAATCGGTTTCATGCCGTTTGGTTGTTTTATTCGAGATTTAAAGCGGTTAAAAAGCGGGTGTGGACGGCTGAGATGTTCAGCAGTTTTGCATGATGCCACATATGGAGCGGCGGAACTGTTTGATTTTCCGGGAGGGAGGTTTCGGACCGGAATTCCCGGCTGACTGAAAAACCCTTGTATTCGGTCTGTTCCACGGATATTACCCCCCGGATGAGATAGTGAAATCCGCAAAAGCCGTTGACCGGTTCTATGACCTGTTGAATAAATATCTGATAGGCCTGGATCTGGGGCCGGATGTCCGGGCTTGAAACGGATTGAATGGGATCAAAGAAAAAGCCCTGCCAGACCAGCCATTCGTGCAAGTCCGTTAAAATTTGTTTAGACTCCGGTACGGTATATTTTAAATCGGCGATCAGGTGGCCGCCCAGGTAGACCGTAAAGGCGTCCGCCGGATTATATTGACGGGCATAACCGGACTGCAACCCGCCCAGGGGGTCCGGAGGGAGCAGATCCCGCGACCAGCGCTTCCATTTGGCCAGATTAATTCCCAGCTTTTCAGATAGTTCCCGGTTCGTATAAAATCTAAGCATGGGCTGATCCTGGTTGGCAGGTTGATATGTCACTATATCAACCTAAAAAATTGTCGTCAACACCTTGCAAATATTATTTTTATGGTTTATAGAAACAAATCTAAAACTGTTTGAGAACGGATGAAAATCCTTTACCGTCATAAAGCCTATGCCGTTTCAGAAAAATCCAAATATCGACCCGGTCGAAAGCGCCATTGCCATCATCGGCATGTCCTGTTTTTTTCCGAAGTCTTCCGACCTGAAGGAATACTGGAAACTTCTATTCCAGGGTGAAGATGCCATCAGCGTCGTTCCGGACACGCACTGGTCGATTAGCGACTATTTTGACGCGGACCCCAAAAAACCCGATCATGTTTACTGTAAGCGCGGCGGCTTTCTTCCCCCGGTACTATTTGACCCGATGGAATTCGGAATTCCGCCGGCGGCGCTGGAAGCCACCGACACGTCCCAGCTGCTGGCCCTGGTGGCGGCCAAACGGGCGCTGGCGGATGCCGGTTATGGCGACGGACGGTTCTTCGATCGCGAGCGCACCAGCGTCGTTTTAGGGGTGACCGGAACACAGGAACTGGTGATTCCGCTGAGCACCCGGCTGGGGCATCCGATATGGCGCAGGGCCATGACCGCCGCAGGCCTGACCGCCGACAAAACAGATGAAATCATCCAGAAGATATCCGACTCCTATGTGTCCTGGCAGGAAAATTCATTTCCAGGTCTGCTGGGAAATGTGGTTGCCGGCAGAATATCCAACCGTCTGGATCTGGGGGGAACCAACTGCGTGGTGGACGCCGCCTGCGCCAGCTCCATGGGTGCGATTCATATGGCTGTGATGGAACTGATGTCCGGCCGCATCGATATGGTGATTACCGGCGGGGTGGACACCCTCAACGACATTTTCATGCACATGTGCTTTTCCAAAACCCAGGTTCTTTCCGCCACAGGAGACGCCCGACCCTTTTCCAAAAATGCCGACGGAACGGTCCTGGGGGAAGGCATCGGCATGTTGATTTTAAAACGGCTGCCGGATGCTGAAAAAGACGGCGATCGAATATACGCCGTTATCCGGGGCATCGGATCGTCCAGCGACGGCAAATCCCAGAGCATTTATGCCCCCCGGGCGGACGGCCAGGCCAAGGCCCTGCGAAGCGCCTACCGCATCGCCGGGATTGAACCCACTTCGGTTGAACTGGTGGAAGCCCACGGCACCGGAACCAAGGTCGGGGACCGCGTTGAATTCCAGGCGTTAAGCCAGGTGTTTGCAAATACCGACAAAAGCGGCACGCGCCGCGCCCTGGGTTCCGTAAAATCCATGATCGGCCATACCAAGGCTGCCGCCGGTGCAGCAGGGATGATCAAGATCGCCCTTTCGTTGTACAATAAAGTGTTGCCGCCCACCCTAAAAGTGGAAGCGCCCGATCCCAGCCTGAATTTAGCGCAAAGTCCGTTTTATTTAAACACCCTCAGCCGGCCGTGGCTTTCCCATGGATCCCATCCCCGCCGTGCCGGTGTCAGCGCCTTTGGATTCGGCGGAAGCAATTTTCATGCAGTCCTGGAAGAATACCAGCCGCTAAAACCGGAAGTTTCCTGGGATGGTTCCATCGACATTTTTAGCCTGTCGGCGCCGACGAAATCGGAAATTGTTGAAAAACTATGCGCCTTGAAAACCGGAATTGATGCGGGACTTACGGACAACGAATTGGCCGTCGCTGCTGCCGCAAGCCGGAACGCGTTCTCCGCCCAAGCGCCCCATCGCCTGCTGGTTGTCTTTGACCGCAGAGAGGAAAGACCGGAAGGCCTGTCCAAACGCTTTGCCCGCACGATTGAAATGCTGTCCGACCCCAAGGTTCCGGATCGTAATCCGCCGCTGTTGAATCTGCCGGATGTATACTATGGCGCTCCCGGAGAAAAAGAGGGGACGGCCGTGGGAAAAATCGCCTTTGTTTTTCCAGGCCAGGGAAGCCAGTATG contains:
- a CDS encoding 2-nitropropane dioxygenase encodes the protein HIPLAQDLTAEADSGGHTDNRPALALLPTMLALRDELSVRQRYPEPVCVGLGGGIATPDATAAAFSMGAAYVLTGSINQACIESGTSETVRQMLAEAGQADVVMAPAADMFEMGVKVQVLKRGTMFPFRAAKLYDLYQTYESLEAIPPKERGMLERDYFRCNFGDEWKQTKEFFKARDPRQIDQAEKDPKHKMALVFRSYLGRSSSWANSGDPTRRIDYQIWCGPSMGAFNEWTRGTFLAKPENRTTVTVAMNLLFGAAVKTRCNWLRCQGVALPPEAERFAPMELPEIKDLLAAS